atcaacgactcgatcaccgatcgtcgaaccgacggcctcagcctctgaaggcaaaaggccccgaccaatatggctcgattgccgatcgccgaatctatgactcCATCGTCGGCCTGATCGTcgaatcgccgaaccaacggctcaatctacgtctcgatcgttGAGGACACATCGgattctacgacggagatcgaaggggcggaatagctacgacggcccccacctctgaaggcaaagggcttcgaccaatgcggctggctaacttgccgacttagcttcaactaagaagggcaaaatgccaagacgatcgcagtcgcattcgcgacataccgatctgatcatgatcgatcgaaggatattcggcttgccaccgtttatcatacatcccgatgcatacgtccgaccaagggccggacgatggatattcgacttgccatcgttatcctatccgagtACGTCAGACGCtgctcgactatcagattctgcggaatgatcgtgtcgacgagcaatgttcggaggttggccgacctccgacctaacgtgcatgctcgacctacagtcaggacgaccgatattggatcgttcgttgatgtgatcgccatTGTCAGGGCAAGACGAaacggaaaaccactcctttcgtccgaagccgtcgcccacgtgttcacgcgagccaacacgacatcggactcaggagtgggggggcaactgttgggatatactgaccgccgaccgacggacgactccgacggacgaccccgactgaccccgaccgacgactccgaccgacgaccccgacggacgactccgaccgacgaccccgacggacgacccaaccgccgaccgacggacgactccgacggacgaccccgccgactgacggacgactccgacgaacgaccccgaccgaccccaacggacgactccgaccgacagCCCCGACagatgactgccgacaatatccgaccgaaggtgtatcggtcgaaccgacccatgctgttcccgaccgaccgagcgatcgaacccatattaccgactcactgtcgggggtggcagccgacatccgacttaagcaagacactagaccagccgacggtgcctccgggtcatcacccgacgtcccggcagTCGAATACTGACCGACCCCACTCAAGCCGACTCATCATCGGGCCTACATGTCCGACACCCGACTTCACCGTCCGACCGATGGGTGCCattaccgaccgatcgacggctattgaccgaccgaggatacgtcggtcaggcagaccttttccgctctcccaaccgactgcactatggagtccgatgcccgactcctgcaacgtgcccgactgactgtcagaggggcccaaattttcacccgacgcccctcagctggccgccgacctatggtcggtcggctcttccaatcgccgtactactgccagagactgtcagtcctgacaacggcatgcggcactgccgcctaggggcattatcccacctaaggcatggtcaaccctagcgatttgacagcctcacgatgatttgacacctttacggtggctctgacagtcctcagtgagttgacaatacttcaattgtccgcgtcattaatgacggcgccataccatgctccactatatatatcggggaagacaacagtgctagaggtcccttcgaaactttTGGGCttgcttcctctctttctttccctctctcgttgagctccttgttttcttttcactgttgcctagtctcctctctgacttgaccgtcggagggttcccgccggaactacctccggtcagtgcggactttcttttgcagacgCTCATTCCggacgaccagacgacgaggggattggccgcaacacatggTTAGGATTTTTTTTCTAGCATTCGATTTGTATAATAGAGCTTCTCATCGAGGGAAGAATTTACTATATAAGCCattaataaaagaaatatttataGCTCATTGCTCCTTTATAGCTCgttattttctttttccttttttgtggTACAATGCTCCAATTGTATTACCATATCATGTTAATTATTCATGGTAAGAGACACTGATTTGTCTAAGGAGTCGATGCATGTGGTTTTAGAAAAGCACCATCCGACCGTAACCTTGTAACTAGTTAGAGTGTGTCAAGTGGCCTAGATGCTGAAGTCTTTTACATTGAGATTAGGGACCCAGGTTCAATCCCATACTCATTCGGATATCTAGGCATTCGCATGATTTTGTCATGATTTAcacatattaaaataaatatatagatgGAAAATTAATAGATTTTAGTATTTAGATCATAGTAAAAAATGatcttatattatttatattgttAATTTTTGCATCTATTTGATACATAAGTTAAGGactatcaaaacataatttttagTATCTAAAAATTTCAAATGGCTGATCGTGATTAACATTATAGATCTTTGATTTTGGATGCCTCATTATCAATATTGAAATTGAAAGAAATAGGCATCCTATCCTCCTGAAAGGGGCATAGTCCATCTCAAATATAGATAACTATTTCTAAATTTGAATGAATTTCAATCAAACTCTTCAGCATTTGTTTTGAATGATGCATATTGGAGGTGGTTCTCCATAAGATTATTAAATTGAAGTTGCCAACAGCCAACTAGCATGGATTTTGTAACTTCCAAGTTTTGGTTATCCTCGGGGAGCCTGGACGTGGCTCCTAATTGGTGTTAGTATTAGTTAAATGCTGTAGTTACTTAGAAGTCTAGGCTGATTAAGTCACACAGATGGTGTGACCTAATTCATCTTCTAAATATGCTACATTATATACGATATATATCCTTTATACATGGAAATCACTGATTtccttttttctaaaaaaatctcAACTAATTCATTGAggaaagaaaatattattttatttattcaatAATTCAACATATTAATGTTTTAGAATAGTCATGTATTGGATATAAAACTAAACAAATATCCTCCTAAATATGAATCCTTGTATTAAATATTGTTGTAATCTCCTAAATAACATAGTCTATTGAATGAATAAAGTTCAGTTTTTATCTTTCCCTTATTTCTCTCTCCCCTATCAAAATTGCATGCGAATTAAAAGAGTAAATTGAGTACTAAATTCAGTCGAGTCAAATGCATCCTTTGAGCATTTCAAAATAGAGAATGAAGCTTGCAAAAAAGAGAACTACGAGATATCTTTTACCAGTCAAGTTTCCTAATTTTTGCCAAATGTAATTAAATTTGGCTGCTTAAGATTCAACCTTGATTCTCCTTCCTCATAATGCATTTTAATAAGAATACATAGCATTCCATTGTATCTTAAAAGTAAACTATTATGGCTATTTGCACTTGGATAAGATGAATTTTATTCTAAAGAAAGTGTCTTCCATAACATATCTCGAAGCGGATAACATCTGTAACTTATTTTATTTATTGTGTATGTGCCAAGGTTATTTATTGAATaatcaataaaataataatatttaagatATATAAATAGATAAAGTTCAAAAATAGTGCACAGTATTGGAAGTTAAATAGAACTCTCCAAAATAAAGCTTTTAATTATATTCTTTGATATAGAAAAAGAGGAgattgtatttttaatttttttcttttaggcaGGAAGGGACTTGCATGTGAAACCTGTTAAGCATTATTTTACTAGATCTCCACCATATTCTCAAATGGATTTAAATTTAGAGGTGGCAATTGGGTTGAGTCAAATGAGATATAAGTCGAGTTAGATacaaaatagattaaaaaattatcaatccgAATCCAtcttgtttattaaatagatcaaaaattccgACTTAAACTGAtcattttattaaatagataatctacAATCAGTTGAAACAAGTTATATGGATTAAATGGTTAATCATTACCATTCTCAAGTTTGATGAATCCCAACTATTCAACACTCTCTATCAGTCAGAGGTATGACCAGGGAATAGGTAGCCTGCCCATCCAAATATTCATCCAAAGGGTTCGCCACCTCATAGGGATTTGCTTCATTAGATATAGACTGTTTGGAGatctttctcttttcctctctcttttttttcttccaacaTATATTTCCTCTTTGCACCACCAACCTCCTCTAATCTCTATCCTATAGGGATTTGCTTCATTAGACATAGACTGTTTGGAGatctttctcttttcctctcttctttctttcttccaacATGTATTTCCTCTTTGCACCACCAacctcctttctttcttccaacatctatcctacaCCTGATCTCTTACTTCCCTCATGCCTGCAATCCTTTCCTCCAATCTCTATCCTACACCTGATCTCTTACTTCCCTCATCCCTGCAATCCTTTCCTCTAACCTAGTAGTGTGGGTTCATGATGTATACTGCTTCTAATTCCATTAGTCAGATTGGATTGTTAGACTGTACCTTTGTCGTTCATGATGATCTATTGCAGCTCTGAATGTTTGGTTTTCTCCCAAACCTAAGACTAGAATTAGCAAATGCTGAAAAACACAATCAAGAGTAGTAGAATCCTTTTCCTATACTCCTTATAGGAATTCAACATTTACTTGAGAGGAATGAAACTGGAAGTGGCTGACAACAATACCAGGCATTCCTTGCTTCATAGGTTTATAATTGATACAAAATCCAATTCTTAGAAGAAAATTTAAGTGCCCAAACGAATTATCATAGAAGCCttcatctttttagaaaaaaaggatAAAGGCTCatgaacagagagagagagagagagagagagagagatttcagGAAAACATAGAAGAGGGGATCAAAGCATCACTGCCCACGCAAATGGGATTGTACTCCTGGATATCTAACCGAACACCACAATGATCaactgtaccaaaaaaaaaaaaaaaaaaaaaaacaccacaaTGATCACAAGTATTAGGCTATACACATCCAATACCAAGAGAATGAGCTCTATCTCACTTTTAGCCTTTACAAAAAGGATCACAATCGAGACAGAGCCAATCTACAAGCAACAATAATTACAACACCAAAGATATAGTAATGCTGACATTACTCATTAGACATAATATAATGTGCTATTTTACAAATTTACAGATAGCAgtaaatcttaaaataatcaacaACCAGGGCTACTGGTTGACATACTTACAACGTGCTATTTTACATGTTTCCAGAGAGTAgtaaatcttaaaataataatcaaCCAGGCCTAATGGTTGACATATTTCAGCCGGCGAGAGATGGCGCAAAATACATACATATTGGAGGATCAATCCTAAAGATTGAAAGGATTGCTGAAGGGACAGTCCAGATTCCATCACCACAGATCAAGCCAGATGCCACTGCTCCAGCATAGTCCTCGGCATCCTCCCGGTTCACTAGCTCCCAGATATACAAAATGACGGTTCCAACAAACATATCAATTGCAAAGTATGCCCCTATGTAGAATGGCACTGCCATTGCCATTGGTATCGGGATATATTTTGATACATTCTTCGGAGTTATGTCCTTAAAAGATTGATGACCAGCGCCACCACGAAGAACACACAGCAGATCTCTAGACAGTGCCTTGGGAGTGTTGAGAAGCCTTCGACACCTAAGATAGCCATCTCCCGAAATATAACAGCATATGGAGCCTTATACACACCATCTGGGGATCCAATATCAAATGCTGTCCAAAACAGCCAGAAAGTAAGAGGCGCAATGATACAGCCCAATGCTGTCCCAATCAACTGGGACACAAACATGGACCGTGGTGATGAGAGGGTGAGATAGCCTGTCTTGAAATCCTGCATGAGATCAGAAGCAGTGGACACAATGGACATCATGACCCACAAGCTGCGAGTCCAGCAATGACACCACCATCCTTGCCGATAATCGAGGCAAAGATGAAGAGACCAATCTTTCCGTAGGTTGAGCAAAGGTTCCAGTCAGTGAGGCCAGTGCCATAGGAATTGCAGAAGGCGAGGGCGGGAGCAAGGATGTAGCACACAAGGACAAGGTACCATTTCACCGGTGGGAAGATGATAGGTATTGTTGCAATGGATATTGCAGCCAGGCCAACATAACCAGAGGCTGCAAACCATGAAGGTATGCTGTCTTTAACGAATGTTTCATTCCGCAGCCGTTCCTCAGTTAACAGCTTGGAGCTCTTATTGTCTGTGGATCATAAGCAGTGAATTAACAAAGGGAACTTGTAATACACAGTCAACAACAGTCATGATGAATATCttgaattcaaaactcttttctttctgATAAAAGTCGTATGGCCAGGCCAAGGGGATTTAAGCACAGCAAATGAGTATAGCAGATAAGTGAATggaaaactcattgaaaagaaagTCATAGTCAAAGAAAGTTTGATGAGAAGGCAAAGaagcaaaaaattaaaataggatGGGAAGGTTCAGCAAATACCTGGAAAGACTGGATGTGTGTTTTTAAAAGGAGAATGTCAAAGATGTTAGCTTTAATAGAAAGTTGAAAAGGATTTATTAAGTTGACTCCGAATAGCTGAAATAAGACACTTGTTTTGATTACAGCAATGGCTAATCACAATGGCCCAAACTGCAATGGTTTTCAAATCTCAAGCATCTCATTAGTTGAAAGCCAAAGCAACTTATGAAGATGACGTTACCCACCAAAACATTCTAGCACAGTCTTCCAGTGAAGCCTTTGAGTAACTTCAAATAAAGATAAATTTAAGGCTTTGTTTACTCATCCATCATGACAGATCTAAGGTCTGGTTGATGTCTTCATTAGATGCTGATGAGAACATGTGAGTTCTTTCATGCATGCAAGTTTGACACCAGAGAAGCTATTTCTAGATTTTACTCCACATCTAtcacattgatttttttttcctttcttggaTAAGAGAATCTTGTTGAAAATTACCATGTAATCTTGGATTGGGAAAATGAAAGATAGCATGAAAAAACTTCAGTATGAATGGAGCTATGCCAGACGATGAGAGAGTCTTCAACAAAAAATAGGCTTACCTTGATGAGTTGTGATAACAGGAAGGCTACTCCTTTTCGAGCGTGCATTCAAGATTTCCTTGACAGTTAGAACTATGATTTTAATCAAGTTGTAAAGACCATCTCCGAGAATAAGAGAGATCGCCACAAAAACCTGTGGAAAAGAAAAAGTGGTCAAAGAAACTCAATCCAGAAAATTGATCAATCTCTCTTTCGGTTGGCATTTTACTCTTCATAAAATGAAATATGGTGGAACTTTCCaccattattaacaaaaaaaaaaaactgaaatttCACCATAAATCAAGCAATTCTGAAATAGCATCCAGGAATAGTGAAGACAATGCCTGTTTCACTACAACAAACTAAAGACAAAAGTTGAGAAGACGCACTTGCTGATAACATTTGTACAGAGATCAGTTAAAGCATATAAACAATTGAGTCTAATCATGAAAAAAGACAATTATGTATTCAATGAATACTACAGCAAACTTTTTAATTAGGACAAAAGAAAACTGTTTTCAACCATCAAACACAAAGGTGTGATTAAAGGGCATTATTAATTACCAGCCTAAAATGATTTGATATTCCTTCTGAAAGACTTCATAGCATAATCactatcaaaataataaatatagtAGTAGGGTTTACCATCTTGGTACTGGAGCTTACACTAATACCATCCTATTACACTATTTGTATGCAGTTCGGTACAATATGAGACAGTATGGTACGAGACAACATACCAATTCAATACCAGTATGGTCCATGGCAGTATGGCAAACCATATATAGTAGTTTAGTGATTTCTTGTAAATATGCAAAATGAGATACCTATCAAAGTAATTTTACTAATTCACATTGCATGCAAGCATGCACATCTCAAAAGAATATCATAACAGATACTTGTAGTTACACTTGAAATTTCATTTTGAATAACTTGACATAAATCTAATTAGGGCTGAGCACAGACTAGGGTcggtcagattgagagaaaattttatcCGACCGAACTAAATTAGATTGAAGAAAATTCAACCCGCTGCCGActgtttatcatgtataaaccgtTTGAAACCGAAGTGAATGGTTTGTAGCGAGTTCGGATAGGTTGTGCCGGTTTGGACTTCAATATTGACCCAATGTTGATTTTTAAGTCCAATGTTGGCCTACTTaagcttatttttttttttatatcaatttaaCGCAAAAAAAACCTAACCTTATAAATTACAAATTTTGGGCTTATTTTTGA
Above is a genomic segment from Elaeis guineensis isolate ETL-2024a chromosome 1, EG11, whole genome shotgun sequence containing:
- the LOC105038797 gene encoding LOW QUALITY PROTEIN: probable metal-nicotianamine transporter YSL6 (The sequence of the model RefSeq protein was modified relative to this genomic sequence to represent the inferred CDS: inserted 4 bases in 4 codons), with amino-acid sequence MVLDYKLTYPSGTATAMLINSFHTNXGAELAGKQVRCLGKYLSISFCWSCFKWFFSGVGDSCGFDNFPTLGLAAFKNTFYFDFSPTYVGCGLICPHIVNCSVLLGAIVSWGFLWPFIAKRAXDWYPDNLESNDFKGLYGYKVFVAISLILGDGLYNLIKIIVLTVKEILNARSKRSSLPVITTHQDNKSSKLLTEERLRNETFVKDSIPSWFAASGYVGLAAISIATIPIIFPPVKWYLVLVCYILAPALAFCNSYGTGLTDWNLCSTYGKIGLFIFASIIGKDGGVIAGLAACGXMMSIVSTASDLMQDFKTGYLTLSSPRSMFVSQLIGTALGCIIAPLTFWLFWTAFDIGSPDGVYKAPYAVIFREMAILGVEGFSTLPRHCLEICCVFFVVALVINLXKDITPKNVSKYIPIPMAMAVPFYIGAYFAIDMFVGTVILYIWELVNREDAEDYAGAVASGLICGDGIWTVPSAILSIFRIDPPICMYFAPSLAG